The proteins below are encoded in one region of Shewanella algae:
- a CDS encoding DUF3144 domain-containing protein has protein sequence MSDDNNQTTIFQLADQFIALANELTQQEGDVGKVGTALRFAAARFNAFEAAIKSADLGAEKANALEWFTAEYRDMLDDNLEDHIANPPVVNSEEAAEPAGNAVQQFKI, from the coding sequence ATGTCAGACGACAACAACCAAACCACCATATTCCAGTTAGCAGATCAGTTTATCGCCCTCGCCAATGAGCTGACCCAGCAAGAAGGCGACGTAGGTAAAGTCGGCACCGCCCTGAGATTTGCCGCCGCCCGCTTCAATGCTTTTGAAGCCGCTATCAAGTCTGCCGATCTGGGCGCCGAAAAAGCCAATGCTCTTGAGTGGTTTACCGCCGAATATCGCGACATGCTGGATGACAACCTGGAAGATCACATTGCCAACCCTCCAGTGGTCAACAGCGAAGAAGCTGCCGAACCGGCAGGCAACGCCGTGCAGCAATTCAAGATCTGA